A genomic region of Gossypium hirsutum isolate 1008001.06 chromosome D01, Gossypium_hirsutum_v2.1, whole genome shotgun sequence contains the following coding sequences:
- the LOC121214029 gene encoding pentatricopeptide repeat-containing protein At5g12100, mitochondrial — MVYQCQKSNMAAKRVTLLSQLSFTSQKKPKPLSTLSTQSSSQAANTNEKHETFVLHHHECHHHIQELTTLLQQGQTEAAQTLTKSLLSSKSPSDLFNLFSFTSYSLKLSFSNILFSLLAQSKMHSEAMELYKAIRKEGMQPSITSLNLLLDSLVSLNKFDGTLNLFEEIIGSGFRPNKFMYGKAIQAAVKLGDLKRAYEFLDDMKQKGVNPSLFIYNVLISGLCKERRIREAEKGFSEILERKLAPSLVTYNTLIDGYCKVGDLEKAFGLKERMVKENVEPNIVTFNTLISGLCHAQRMEEAKWVLKEMEARGFVGDGYTFSILFDGFLKSGNGESAMALYEEMKGKGVGINRYALSNWLNHLCKEGDFEKAEEVLQNEIEKGFVPNEVVFNTIVKGYCQIGDMNRAISTVEHMEKLGLRPDYVTFNTLIGKFFEMKEVENAEEWVKKMREKGVSPKVETYNVFINGYGKMNVLDRCFAVLEEMERDGIKPNVVTYGSLVNCLCKNGMLLEAEITFKDMISRGVLPNVLVYNTLIAGNCAAGNLTDAFKYFDEMVKGETRPTIVTYNTLISGLCKKGRITEAEALLPKITSNGCSPDVITYNTLLSGYSNEGNAEKCLDLYENMKSLGIKPTLNTYHPLISGCSKKGIELAERLFREMEEMHLTPDLLTYNVLIHLYAEHGDVQNAVSLHREMIDRGICPDKMTYNSLILGQFKNGKLLEIKDVVDDMKAKGLVPKADTYTLLIKGYCEHKDFIGAYVWYREMFENHFLPRFTTCKELVIGLKEQGKSQEAQIICLEMKAKGMDNWNSDEDVSELAV, encoded by the coding sequence atggtGTATCAGTGCCAAAAGTCTAACATGGCAGCAAAGCGTGTAACTCTCCTCTCCCAATTATCTTTCACTTCCCAGAAGAAACCCAAACCTCTCTCCACACTGTCCACACAGTCTTCTTCCCAAGCAGCCAACACCAACGAGAAACATGAAACCTTTGTTCTTCATCACCATGAATGCCACCACCATATTCAAGAGCTCACAACTTTACTCCAACAAGGCCAAACTGAAGCTGCTCAAACCCTCACAAAATCACTCCTTTCCTCGAAATCACCATCTGATCTCTTCAATCTCTTCTCTTTCACTTCATATTCTTTGAAACTCAGTTTCTCAAatattctcttttctttattagCTCAATCCAAAATGCATAGTGAAGCCATGGAATTATATAAAGCTATAAGGAAAGAAGGTATGCAGCCTTCTATAACTTCACTTAACCTGTTGCTTGATTCTTTGGTATCTTTGAATAAGTTTGATGGAACCCTTAATTTGTTTGAAGAAATTATAGGGTCTGGTTTTAGACCTAATAAATTCATGTATGGTAAAGCTATCCAAGCTGCTGTTAAATTAGGGGACTTGAAAAGGGCTTATGAGTTTTTGGATGATATGAAACAAAAAGGGGTTAATCCAAGTTTGTTTATTTATAATGTGTTGATTAGTGGCCTTTGTAAAGAGAGGAGAATTAGGGAAGCTGAGAAAGGGTTTAGTGAGATTCTTGAGAGGAAATTAGCGCCTAGTTTGGTTACTTATAATACTCTTATTGATGGGTATTGTAAAGTTGGGGATCTAGAGAAGGCTTTTGGTTTGAAAGAGAGGATGGTGAAGGAGAATGTGGAGCCTAACATTGTTACTTTCAATACATTGATTAGTGGTCTTTGTCATGCTCAAAGAATGGAAGAGGCAAAATGGGTTTTAAAGGAAATGGAAGCTCGTGGATTTGTTGGTGATGGGTATACTTTTAGTATTCTTTTTGATGGGTTTTTGAAGAGTGGGAATGGTGAAAGTGCAATGGCTTTGTATGAAGAAATGAAGGGGAAAGGAGTTGGGATCAATAGGTATGCATTGAGTAATTGGTTGAATCATTTGTGTAAGGAAGGGGATTTCGAAAAAGCAGAAGAGGTTTTACAAAACGAGATCGAGAAAGGGTTTGTGCCGAATGAGGTAGTGTTTAATACCATTGTGAAGGGATATTGTCAAATTGGGGATATGAATCGAGCTATTTCAACGGTTGAGCATATGGAGAAATTGGGGTTGAGGCCGGATTATGTTACATTCAATACTTTGATTGGCAAGTTTTTTGAAATGAAAGAGGTGGAGAATGCTGAAGAATGGGTGAAAAAGATGAGAGAGAAGGGTGTTTCGCCTAAAGTCGAGACGTACAATGTTTTTATTAATGGTTACGGGAAAATGAATGTACTCGATAGGTGTTTTGCGGTTTTAGAAGAAATGGAAAGGGATGGGATTAAACCGAATGTTGTAACATATGGTTCACTTGTAAATTGTTTATGCAAGAATGGAATGCTTCTCGAAGCTGAGATAACTTTCAAGGATATGATAAGTAGAGGGGTGTTGCCTAACGTGCTGGTATATAACACGCTTATTGCTGGAAATTGTGCAGCCGGAAACTTGACTGATGCTTTCAAGTACTTTGATGAAATGGTGAAGGGTGAAACAAGACCGACAATCGTAACATACAACACACTTATTAGTGGACTATGCAAGAAGGGAAGGATAACTGAAGCCGAAGCTTTGCTTCCCAAAATCACAAGTAATGGGTGTAGTCCCGATGTCATCACCTACAACACCTTATTATCAGGGTATTCTAATGAAGGAAATGCCGAGAAATGTCTGGATTTGTATGAAAACATGAAGAGTTTGGGCATTAAGCCGACTTTGAATACCTATCATCCTCTCATTAGTGGTTGCAGCAAGAAAGGAATTGAACTTGCTGAGAGACTGTTTCGCGAAATGGAAGAGATGCATTTGACTCCCGATCTACTCACATATAACGTGCTGATTCACTTGTATGCAGAGCACGGAGATGTTCAAAATGCAGTTTCTTTGCATCGAGAGATGATAGACCGTGGAATTTGCCCTGACAAAATGACCTACAATAGCTTGATTTTGGGACAGTTTAAAAACGGAAAGTTGTTAGAAATAAAGGATGTTGTTGATGATATGAAGGCCAAGGGATTGGTTCCTAAAGCTGATACATATACCCTTCTGATTAAGGGATATTGTGAACACAAGGATTTCATCGGTGCATACGTTTGGTATCGGGAAATGTTTGAAAACCATTTCCTTCCACGTTTCACGACTTGTAAGGAACTCGTGATTGGCCTTAAAGAGCAAGGAAAGTCGCAAGAGGCGCAGATTATCTGCTTGGAGATGAAGGCTAAAGGAATGGACAACTGGAACTCCGATGAGGATGTCTCGGAACTTGCCGTGTAA
- the LOC107905352 gene encoding glucomannan 4-beta-mannosyltransferase 9, which yields MDQFPSTTIFPDTTDDLSMQMAVIWGQIKAPLIVPLLKLAVVVCLIMSVILFIERVYMGIVIALVKLFGRKPDKRFKWEAIKDDVELGNSAYPMVLVQIPMYNEREVYQLSIGAACGLSWPSDRIVIQVLDDSTDPTIKDMVELECQRWASKGINIKYEIRDNRNGYKAGALKEGMKHSYVKHCDYVVIFDADFQPEPDFLWRTIPFLVHNPELALVQARWKFVNADECLMTRMQEMSLDYHFTVEQEVGSSTYSFFGFNGTAGVWRISALNEAGGWKDRTTVEDMDLAVRASLKGWKFLYLGSLKVKNELPSTLKAYRYQQHRWSCGPANLFRKMVMEIIKNKKVSTWKKVHVIYSFFVVRKLVAHIVTFIFYCVILPATVLVPEVEVPKWGAVYIPSIITILNAVGTPRSFHLLVFWILFENVMSLHRTKATFIGLLEAGRVNEWIVTEKLGDAHKSKAAAKAPRKPRFRFGERLHVLELSVGAYLFFCGCYDVVFGKNHYFIYLFAQAIAFFIMGFGYVGTIVPNS from the exons atgGATCAGTTTCCTTCAACAACTATCTTCCCCGACACAACCGATGATTTGTCGATGCAAATGGCAGTGATTTGGGGCCAAATCAAAGCACCATTGATCGTGCCATTGTTGAAACTCGCCGTCGTGGTTTGTTTGATAATGTCTGTAATACTTTTTATTGAAAGAGTTTATATGGGGATAGTCATTGCTTTGGTCAAACTGTTTGGTCGGAAACCAGACAAAAGGTTTAAATGGGAAGCCATTAAAGATGATGTCGAGTTGGGGAACTCAGCTTATCCTATGGTTCTGGTTCAAATCCCAATGTATAATGAAAGAGAg GTTTATCAACTGTCCATTGGAGCTGCATGTGGCCTCTCATGGCCTTCTGATCGGATCGTTATTCAAGTCCTTGATGACTCAACTGACCCAACAATTAAG GATATGGTGGAATTAGAGTGTCAAAGATGGGCAAGCAAAGGGATCAACATCAAGTATGAAATAAGGGACAATAGGAATGGATACAAAGCAGGGGCTTTAAAAGAAGGCATGAAACACAGTTATGTGAAACACTGTGACTATGTTGTCATTTTCGATGCTGATTTCCAGCCCGAACCTGATTTCCTTTGGCGAACCATTCCTTTCCTCGTTCACAACCCTGAATTAGCTTTGGTTCAAGCTCGTTGgaaattcg TGAATGCAGATGAATGTTTGATGACAAGGATGCAAGAAATGTCATTAGATTACCATTTTACTGTTGAACAAGAAGTGGGGTCTTCCACCTATTCGTTCTTTGGCTTCAATG GAACTGCTGGTGTATGGAGGATTAGTGCTTTGAACGAAGCCGGTGGATGGAAAGATCGAACCACGGTCGAGGACATGGATTTAGCTGTTCGAGCTAGTCTCAAAGGATGGAAATTCCTTTACCTTGGTAGCCTAAAG GTGAAAAATGAATTGCCGAGTACATTGAAAGCGTATCGGTACCAACAGCATCGATGGTCTTGTGGTCCGGCTAACCTTTTCAGGAAAATGGTCATGGAGATCATTAAAAACAAG AAAGTTTCGACATGGAAGAAAGTACATGTAATTTACAGCTTCTTTGTGGTCAGAAAGCTTGTTGCCCACATTGTTACATTCATTTTTTACTGTGTTATTTTACCTGCAACTGTACTTGTGCCTGAAGTTGAGGTTCCAAAGTGGGGAGCTGTTTATATTCCTTCTATCATTACCATTCTCAATGCTGTAGGAACTCCGAG GTCATTTCACTTACTGGTTTTTTGGATCCTTTTTGAAAACGTCATGTCGTTGCATCGAACTAAGGCTACCTTCATCGGCTTATTAGAGGCTGGTAGAGTAAACGAATGGATCGTCACTGAGAAACTCGGGGATGCTCACAAGTCTAAAGCAGCTGCAAAAGCACCCCGAAAACCCCGTTTCCGGTTCGGAGAAAG ACTCCATGTGTTAGAGCTAAGCGTCGGAGCTTATCTATTCTTCTGCGGCTGCTACGACGTCGTGTTCGGTAAAAACCATTACTTCATATACCTTTTTGCACAAGCAATCGCCTTCTTCATCATGGGATTCGGATATGTTGGCACCATCGTCCCCAACTCGTAA